From the genome of Anopheles moucheti chromosome 3, idAnoMoucSN_F20_07, whole genome shotgun sequence, one region includes:
- the LOC128305506 gene encoding dynein axonemal assembly factor 10, which produces MDSVQMISHIEKSLNYSVYDVKWIPCTAKFVVVGSKPKGTGTVQIYELNRGSLDLVRETEKEKSIKCCSFGASKLRAEHLALGDFAGKLSIYDLDRHDTPVYEVTAHEGIINTLDAIGGSTVNCGAPEIVTGGRDGTVKVWDPRQPNDPVANICPASKNMNERRDCWAVGFGDSYNPVERIVCSGYDNGDLKLVDLRNLKLRWETNVKNGICSVEFDRKDIRMNKLAVSTLEGGLFVYDMRTQHSEKGFAWVREKTVGQSLGTNGVISGAKSTVWTVKHLPQNRDIFITGGGSGNVRIWLYHYPEKRTKTLSDGQEQGVAGSLELLHATTLSTQPVHTFDWSPDRQGLAVCGSFDQTVRVLITTNLNLH; this is translated from the exons ATGGATTCCGTTCAGATGATATCGCACATTGAAAAATCGCTCAACTACTCGGTGTACGACGTCAAGTGGATTCCCTGTACAGCAAAATTCGTGGTCGTGGGTTCGAAACCTAAAGGCACGGGAACGGTGCAAATTTACGAGCTGAATCGTGGTTCGCTCGATCTAGTCAGGGAGACGGAAAAGGAGAAATCGATTAAATGTTGCTCGTTCGGTGCGTCCAAACTTCGTGCCGAGCATTTGGCGCTGGGTGATTTTGCCGGCAAGCTTTCGATTTACGATCTGGACCGACACGATACACCCGTGTATGAGGTGACTGCACACGAAGGAATCATCAATACGCTCGATGCGATCGGAGGTTCGACGGTGAACTGTGGTGCACCAGAAATCGTCACCGGCGGGCGTGATGGTACGGTTAAGGTTTGGGATCCTCGTCAGCCGAACGATCCGGTCGCAAACATCTGTCCAGCGAGTAAGAATATGAATGAACGGCGCGACTGTTGGGCGGTTGGATTCGGCGATTCGTATAATCCGGTGGAACGAATAGTTTGCTCCGGGTACGACAACGGTGATCTGAAGCTGGTCGATTTGCGGAACTTGAAACTGCGCTGGGAAACGAACGTGAAGAATGGTATCTGTTCGGTTGAGTTCGACCGGAAGGATATACGCATGAACAAGTTGGCTGTGAGTACGCTGGAaggtggtttgtttgtgtacgaTATGCGTACTCAACATTCGGAGAAAGGATTTGCTTGGGTGAGAGAAAAAACTGTTGGTCAATCGCTCGGTACGAATGGTGTTATCAGCGGGGCGAAGTCGACCGTTTGGACTGTGAAGCATCTGCCACAGAACAGGGACATTTTTATTACCGGCGGTGGATCGGGAAACGTTCGCATATGGCTTTA CCACTATCCTGAGAAACGAACCAAAACATTATCCGATGGACAAGAACAAGGTGTAGCTGGATCGCTGGAATTGCTCCACGCAACAACGCTTTCCACCCAACCTGTGCACACGTTTGACTGGAGCCCGGATCGACAGGGTTTGGCCGTGTGTGGATCGTTCGATCAGACCGTGCGCGTGCTGATTACTACCAATCTAAACTTACATTAA